One part of the uncultured Bacteroides sp. genome encodes these proteins:
- a CDS encoding nucleoside phosphorylase: MKKYFASSELLINEDGSIFHLHVKPEQLADKVILVGDPGRVALVASHFEEKECEIESREFKTITGKYKGKRITVVSTGIGCDNIDIVMNELDALANIDFNTREEKDKFRQLELVRIGTCGGLQPNTPVGTFVCSEKSIGFDGLLNFYSGRNAVCDLAFEKAFLNHMGWTGNLCAPAPYVIDANAELIDRIAQKEMVRGVTIAAGGFFGPQGRELRIPLADPKQNDKIEAFEYKGYKITNFEMESSALAGLSKLMGHKAMTVCMVIANRLIKEANTGYKNTIDNLIKTVLDRI; encoded by the coding sequence ATGAAAAAATATTTTGCTTCATCCGAACTTCTTATCAATGAAGACGGTTCCATTTTTCATTTACATGTAAAGCCCGAACAATTAGCCGACAAAGTTATACTTGTAGGCGATCCCGGACGTGTTGCTCTTGTAGCCTCTCACTTTGAAGAAAAAGAGTGTGAAATAGAGAGTCGCGAATTTAAAACCATTACAGGAAAATACAAAGGCAAACGCATAACAGTAGTCTCCACCGGAATTGGTTGTGACAACATTGACATCGTGATGAATGAACTAGATGCCTTAGCCAATATTGACTTTAACACCCGCGAAGAGAAAGACAAATTTCGTCAATTAGAACTCGTCCGCATCGGTACCTGTGGAGGTCTGCAACCTAACACTCCTGTAGGCACCTTCGTTTGCTCCGAAAAATCTATCGGCTTTGATGGACTTCTCAATTTCTATTCAGGCAGAAATGCCGTATGCGACTTAGCCTTTGAAAAAGCTTTCCTAAATCACATGGGATGGACAGGTAACCTTTGCGCTCCGGCGCCTTATGTGATAGATGCCAACGCCGAGCTTATCGACCGCATTGCTCAGAAAGAGATGGTGCGTGGAGTAACTATCGCTGCAGGAGGATTCTTTGGTCCACAAGGCAGAGAACTGCGCATTCCTCTTGCCGATCCAAAGCAAAATGACAAGATAGAAGCCTTTGAATATAAGGGTTATAAGATAACCAATTTCGAGATGGAAAGCTCCGCACTTGCCGGGCTGAGCAAATTGATGGGACACAAAGCCATGACTGTATGTATGGTAATAGCCAATCGCCTCATCAAAGAAGCCAATACAGGATATAAAAACACCATTGATAATTTAATCAAAACAGTGCTCGATAGAATTTAA
- a CDS encoding ATP-binding protein, with translation MNKYSDFLSSKIDSDSVQTNYRKILLMLAKHKIAAWLLDLSTWEFTFSDDFFSNTGFSDVGIKYDTYDEFLDFLYSEDLKYYKQVVNNIVSGEKKTVDIQFRCLGTENEMLWVEDIILGIEGEDGNLGGIMGYRRNISGEKTAYAGLANFNLDKVIEVLPHFLIVYGCKGDVLDVAASKYVKIYHDRESLINTNLRDYFDEAIGNKLMSTIKKCLADHELKEVDISIDLNGLLYYFNVRMIPYGRDKVLALMSDVTNNVRQTEVLATAKKNANKTEELKKTFLASMSHELRTPLNSIVGFSNLLSMAHLDEKEREIYVNIIQDNTNLLLQLMQDLLDFSQLETGNLMLNILPVEIVYLLRELEEKYSGKTKKGVKLIIQLPKEEVWARVDEKKVSHILANFLSNSVKNTEHGEIVLSFERFGKWLKFSVSDSGCGIPNDKINVIFEKFEKLDTFSQGLGLGLSISKALADMLGGRIEVTSTLGVGSTFSLYLPYVSINKAEIHAEDMPNRPYGSGEKIILVVKKDKNAFIRLSKMLNDKYVVLLARNGEEAMDTFFRFKPDLVFTELDVLGSMTGLEIIKKIKKQSPETPVVGITDQIMYQDHNDAIHAGCNDVIVKPYTQVRLAEVVTSLL, from the coding sequence ATGAATAAGTATTCTGATTTTTTATCATCTAAGATTGATAGTGATAGTGTTCAGACCAATTATCGGAAGATACTTTTAATGTTGGCTAAGCATAAAATTGCTGCATGGCTTCTTGATCTTTCTACATGGGAATTTACTTTTTCTGATGATTTCTTCTCCAATACAGGCTTTTCAGACGTGGGTATAAAATATGATACGTATGATGAATTTTTAGACTTTCTTTATTCGGAAGATTTGAAATATTATAAACAAGTGGTAAATAATATTGTATCGGGTGAAAAGAAGACGGTAGATATTCAATTCAGGTGTCTTGGAACTGAGAATGAGATGCTTTGGGTTGAAGATATTATTTTGGGTATAGAGGGGGAGGATGGTAACCTAGGTGGTATTATGGGATACCGCAGGAATATTAGTGGTGAGAAAACGGCATATGCTGGTTTGGCTAACTTTAATCTGGATAAGGTAATTGAGGTGTTGCCTCATTTTTTGATTGTTTATGGTTGTAAAGGCGATGTTTTAGATGTTGCTGCATCAAAGTATGTAAAAATATATCATGATAGGGAGAGTCTTATAAATACTAACCTAAGGGATTATTTTGATGAAGCTATTGGGAACAAACTAATGAGTACAATAAAAAAATGCTTAGCTGATCATGAGCTGAAAGAAGTTGATATAAGTATTGATCTTAATGGTTTATTGTATTACTTCAATGTCCGGATGATTCCTTATGGAAGAGACAAAGTCTTGGCTTTGATGAGTGATGTTACTAATAATGTGAGGCAGACTGAGGTTTTAGCTACTGCAAAAAAAAATGCGAATAAAACGGAAGAACTAAAAAAAACTTTTTTGGCCTCAATGAGTCATGAATTGCGTACGCCTCTTAACTCTATTGTAGGATTCTCTAATTTGCTCTCAATGGCTCATTTAGATGAAAAGGAGAGAGAAATTTATGTTAATATCATACAGGATAATACAAACTTGTTATTGCAATTAATGCAAGATCTGCTCGATTTTTCGCAGTTAGAAACTGGGAATCTGATGCTAAATATTCTGCCTGTTGAAATCGTTTATTTACTTAGAGAGCTGGAAGAAAAATATTCGGGTAAAACGAAAAAAGGCGTAAAACTTATTATTCAGCTACCTAAGGAGGAGGTATGGGCTAGAGTTGATGAAAAGAAAGTTAGTCATATTCTTGCTAATTTTTTGTCAAACTCTGTGAAGAACACAGAGCATGGGGAAATTGTATTAAGTTTTGAGCGGTTTGGTAAATGGCTTAAATTCTCTGTGTCGGATAGCGGATGTGGTATTCCTAATGACAAAATTAATGTGATATTTGAGAAATTTGAAAAGTTGGATACTTTCTCTCAGGGTTTAGGTTTAGGGTTGAGCATCTCAAAGGCTCTTGCTGATATGCTTGGAGGTCGAATAGAGGTGACTTCAACTTTGGGGGTTGGTAGTACTTTTTCTTTGTATTTACCTTATGTCTCGATTAATAAGGCTGAAATTCATGCAGAGGATATGCCTAATCGGCCTTATGGAAGCGGTGAAAAGATTATCCTAGTGGTGAAAAAGGATAAGAATGCATTTATCCGTTTGAGTAAAATGCTGAATGATAAATATGTTGTTCTATTGGCAAGAAACGGAGAAGAAGCGATGGATACTTTTTTCCGTTTCAAGCCTGATTTGGTTTTCACAGAGCTAGATGTACTTGGTAGTATGACGGGATTGGAAATCATCAAAAAGATTAAAAAACAATCTCCGGAAACACCGGTAGTTGGTATCACAGACCAAATAATGTATCAGGATCATAATGATGCGATACATGCTGGTTGTAATGACGTTATTGTTAAACCGTATACTCAAGTAAGATTGGCTGAAGTAGTCACTAGTCTGCTATAA
- the mnmE gene encoding tRNA uridine-5-carboxymethylaminomethyl(34) synthesis GTPase MnmE, whose protein sequence is MNKETICAIATAQGGAIGIIRVSGTNAIKITEKIFVPKIKGKTLSEQKPYTLTFGQIINGGEIVDEVLISLFRAPNSYTGEDSIEISCHGSTYILQQVMQLLIQEGCRIAQPGEFTQRAFLNGKMDLSQAEAVADLIASSSAATHRLAMSQMRGGFSKELAELRTRLLNFTSMIELELDFSEEDVEFANRDQLHQLADNIEKVIARLVHSFSVGNAIKNGVPVAIIGETNAGKSTLLNVLLNEDKAIVSDIHGTTRDVIEDTTNIGGITFRFIDTAGIRDTIDTIESLGIERTFQKLDQAEIVLWMIDSANAAEQIKELSDKILPRCEGKRLILVLNKADLINSTQQAALISNLSTLTAKDIYHIFISAKQRNHTDELEQLLVKAAQLPTVTQNDVIVTNVRHYEALTRALEAIHRVQQGIESGISGDFLSQDIRECIFHLNDIAGEVTNDMVLKNIFQHFCIGK, encoded by the coding sequence ATGAATAAAGAGACCATTTGTGCCATAGCTACTGCCCAAGGAGGTGCCATCGGTATCATCCGTGTATCAGGTACCAATGCCATTAAAATAACAGAAAAGATCTTCGTCCCGAAAATAAAAGGGAAGACTCTATCTGAACAAAAACCTTACACACTCACCTTCGGACAAATAATCAACGGAGGAGAAATAGTAGATGAAGTGCTTATCAGCCTCTTTCGTGCTCCAAACTCTTACACAGGTGAAGATTCTATAGAGATAAGCTGCCACGGCTCCACATACATCCTCCAACAAGTGATGCAACTACTGATACAAGAAGGTTGTCGTATTGCGCAACCGGGTGAATTCACACAACGAGCTTTTCTTAATGGCAAGATGGACCTCAGTCAGGCAGAAGCCGTAGCTGACCTCATCGCCTCCTCTTCCGCTGCCACCCATCGCTTAGCCATGAGCCAAATGCGAGGAGGTTTTAGTAAAGAACTGGCAGAACTACGTACACGCTTGCTCAATTTCACCTCCATGATAGAGTTGGAACTTGACTTCAGCGAAGAAGATGTAGAGTTTGCCAACCGTGACCAATTGCACCAATTAGCCGATAACATAGAGAAAGTCATCGCCCGTCTGGTCCATTCCTTTAGCGTAGGTAACGCTATCAAGAACGGTGTGCCTGTGGCCATCATCGGTGAAACCAATGCAGGAAAGTCCACCTTGCTCAATGTCTTGCTCAACGAAGACAAAGCCATTGTGAGCGATATTCACGGCACAACCCGTGATGTGATTGAAGACACCACTAACATCGGTGGCATTACCTTCCGCTTCATCGACACCGCCGGCATTCGCGATACCATCGACACCATCGAATCACTTGGCATAGAGCGTACCTTCCAGAAGCTCGACCAAGCCGAAATCGTTCTTTGGATGATCGACTCTGCCAATGCTGCCGAACAGATAAAAGAGCTATCCGACAAGATACTCCCCCGCTGCGAAGGTAAACGTCTCATTCTCGTTCTCAACAAAGCCGATCTAATAAACAGCACGCAGCAGGCTGCGTTAATTTCTAATCTCTCCACCCTCACAGCAAAAGATATTTATCACATTTTTATCTCGGCTAAGCAACGTAACCATACCGATGAGTTGGAGCAGCTGCTAGTAAAAGCCGCACAACTGCCCACAGTGACGCAAAATGATGTTATCGTGACCAATGTACGTCATTATGAAGCACTAACTCGTGCCCTCGAAGCCATCCACCGCGTACAACAAGGTATAGAGAGTGGCATCTCAGGGGATTTCCTTTCTCAGGACATCCGTGAATGTATCTTCCACCTCAATGACATCGCTGGGGAAGTTACCAACGATATGGTACTAAAGAATATCTTCCAGCACTTTTGCATTGGGAAATGA
- a CDS encoding PDDEXK nuclease domain-containing protein, whose protein sequence is MSLLRNPYILSFMGIKADSSYFEKDIEQGSINNMQSFLLELGKGFSFVTRQKRMQFDDSDFYIDLVFYNYILKCFVLIDLELGELTHQDVGQMDSYVRMYEDKFRAEDDNPTIGLILCSKHNEPIVKYSILNDNKKIFASKYLLYLPTEEELKQQIKEERNMIESLNEEGQE, encoded by the coding sequence ATATCTTTACTTCGCAACCCTTATATATTGAGCTTCATGGGCATCAAAGCAGATTCATCTTATTTTGAAAAAGATATTGAACAAGGATCAATCAACAATATGCAATCCTTCCTGCTTGAGTTGGGGAAAGGCTTTTCCTTTGTAACTCGACAAAAGCGGATGCAATTTGACGATTCCGATTTCTATATCGATCTAGTCTTCTATAATTATATCCTAAAATGCTTTGTGTTGATTGACTTGGAATTAGGAGAACTCACACATCAGGATGTTGGGCAAATGGATAGTTATGTTCGCATGTATGAAGATAAATTCAGAGCAGAAGATGACAACCCCACTATTGGCTTAATCTTATGTTCCAAACACAATGAGCCAATTGTGAAATACTCGATATTAAACGATAACAAGAAGATTTTCGCATCGAAATACTTGCTCTATCTACCTACCGAAGAAGAACTGAAGCAACAGATTAAAGAAGAAAGGAATATGATAGAATCTTTAAATGAGGAGGGGCAAGAATGA
- a CDS encoding restriction endonuclease subunit S, whose translation MDIKIKNIARIRSGIYQKDSPDEDTLYLQVKDYNQNGELKKDEIKSSIKKEDKVESHLLYDGDLLFAAKGTSNFCALYNRNIGEAVASSSFFVIRVSSLIIAPEYLCWYLNTPKILGQLKANAVGSSTPSITKPMLEELEISIPSIEKQKAIVTFSELQDKEVGLHLRIAQKKKELTDHILNKIIKNK comes from the coding sequence ATGGATATAAAGATTAAAAATATAGCTCGCATCCGATCGGGAATTTACCAAAAAGACTCCCCCGATGAAGACACTCTATACCTACAAGTAAAAGACTATAATCAAAATGGAGAATTAAAAAAAGACGAGATAAAATCAAGCATTAAGAAAGAAGATAAAGTAGAAAGTCATTTACTTTATGATGGTGACTTACTCTTTGCAGCAAAGGGTACATCAAATTTCTGTGCATTATATAATAGAAATATAGGAGAAGCAGTAGCCTCCTCTTCTTTCTTTGTAATAAGGGTAAGCAGTCTTATCATTGCTCCAGAATATCTATGCTGGTATCTTAATACCCCCAAGATATTAGGACAATTAAAAGCAAATGCCGTAGGAAGTTCTACGCCGTCAATAACAAAGCCGATGCTAGAAGAACTGGAAATTAGTATCCCGAGCATTGAGAAACAAAAAGCCATTGTAACTTTCAGCGAGCTACAAGACAAAGAAGTCGGCCTGCATTTACGCATTGCACAAAAAAAGAAAGAGCTGACAGACCACATCCTAAATAAAATCATAAAAAATAAATAA
- a CDS encoding type I restriction-modification system subunit M produces the protein MEIKTRQEDINRIVWKACDTFRGVIDPSQYKDYILTMLFLKYVSDVHKAKYNEYIVKYDGDTTRAERAMKRERFNVPTESSFDYLFEHRNENNIGELINIALANLEEANREKMSSEDGSGIFRNIDFNSSNLGDAKDKNTRLKNLLIDFSDEKMNFNESYLEGNDIIGDAYMYLVSTFASESGKKAGDFFTPAEVSSLLAKLTKSKPGARICDPTCGSGSLLIKAGQEVDGNNFSLYGQELNGSTWALAMMNMFLHGFDSATIRWGDTLRTPKLKEGDELMKFDTVVANPPFSLDKWGADEAAEDPYHRFWRGVPPKSKGDWAFISHMIEVAHEGHGKAGVVVPNGVLFRGASEGKIRKQTIEENRLEAVIGLPANLFFGTGIPAAIVIFNKGKKTNNVLFIDASKEFDNGKNQNKLRPQDIEHIVSTYRKFTNGELETGVAEDKYAYVATPEEITENDFNLNIPRYVDTFEEEEEIDISAVQKEIDQLEIELKKVQEKMKGYLKELGY, from the coding sequence ATGGAGATAAAGACAAGACAAGAAGACATCAACAGAATTGTATGGAAAGCATGTGACACCTTCCGAGGCGTAATTGATCCAAGCCAATACAAAGATTACATTCTCACGATGTTGTTCCTTAAATATGTAAGCGACGTCCATAAAGCTAAATATAATGAATATATAGTAAAATACGACGGAGATACCACAAGAGCAGAAAGAGCCATGAAAAGAGAGCGCTTCAATGTTCCGACTGAAAGCTCTTTCGATTATTTGTTTGAACATAGAAACGAAAACAATATAGGTGAACTCATAAATATAGCATTAGCCAACCTCGAAGAAGCAAATCGTGAGAAGATGAGCAGCGAAGATGGAAGCGGCATTTTCCGCAATATAGACTTTAACAGTAGCAACTTGGGCGATGCTAAAGATAAAAATACTCGCTTAAAAAACTTATTGATAGATTTCTCTGATGAAAAAATGAACTTTAACGAGTCATACTTAGAGGGGAATGATATTATTGGAGATGCCTACATGTATCTGGTTTCTACCTTTGCGAGTGAATCCGGCAAAAAAGCTGGCGACTTCTTCACACCGGCAGAAGTTTCTTCTTTGCTGGCCAAGTTGACTAAAAGCAAGCCAGGAGCAAGAATTTGTGACCCCACCTGTGGTTCCGGCTCCTTACTAATCAAAGCCGGACAAGAGGTTGACGGAAACAACTTTTCTCTCTATGGACAAGAGCTGAATGGAAGTACTTGGGCATTAGCCATGATGAATATGTTTCTTCACGGCTTTGACAGTGCCACTATCCGATGGGGAGATACATTGCGAACTCCGAAGCTTAAAGAGGGTGATGAACTAATGAAATTTGATACGGTTGTGGCAAATCCCCCTTTCAGCCTCGATAAATGGGGGGCAGATGAAGCAGCAGAAGATCCTTATCACCGCTTTTGGCGTGGTGTTCCACCAAAGAGCAAAGGCGATTGGGCATTTATCAGTCACATGATAGAAGTAGCTCACGAAGGACACGGCAAAGCGGGAGTCGTTGTACCCAATGGTGTTTTATTTAGAGGAGCAAGTGAAGGAAAAATCCGCAAACAGACGATAGAAGAAAATCGACTAGAAGCCGTGATAGGATTACCAGCCAACCTATTCTTCGGTACAGGCATTCCGGCGGCTATTGTTATCTTTAATAAAGGGAAGAAAACCAATAATGTACTATTTATTGATGCCAGCAAAGAATTTGATAACGGAAAGAATCAAAATAAGCTTCGCCCGCAAGATATAGAGCATATTGTTAGCACCTACCGTAAATTCACCAATGGAGAATTGGAAACCGGAGTAGCGGAAGACAAATATGCCTATGTGGCTACCCCCGAAGAAATAACAGAGAACGACTTTAATCTCAATATCCCCCGCTATGTAGATACCTTTGAGGAAGAGGAAGAAATAGATATTTCTGCTGTACAAAAAGAGATAGATCAGTTAGAAATAGAGCTGAAAAAAGTACAAGAGAAGATGAAAGGGTATTTAAAAGAATTGGGATATTAA
- a CDS encoding restriction endonuclease subunit S, whose amino-acid sequence MKQDNEHIPEGYKNSPLGVIPEGWKVKRLGEICPVFKSGHSITSQRIFEQEQYPVYGGNGLRGYTNTYTHNGKYILIGRQGALCGNINFVDGEIYISEHAIAVQPNAKNNIKFLMYKLDFWKLNRYSESSAQPGLSVEKLIKYRIALPPLPEQKKVAEILSTWDEAIERQSKLIDALTLRKRGLMQQLLSGKKRFMDFTGKLYVKHFRDLFLERNETHRENLPLLSITADRGVILQSESDKRDISNNDKSKYKRICSNDIGYNTMRMWQGRSALSSMEGIVSPAYTIITPKESVHPLYMAMLCKQPRVVYDFWTHSQGLVSDTLNCKFLDFGQVKVSIPTFAEQTVIAERLTTADIEIELAKQKLSHLRNQKRGLMQQLLTGKKRVKL is encoded by the coding sequence ATGAAACAAGATAACGAACATATACCGGAAGGATATAAGAATTCCCCGCTGGGGGTTATCCCAGAGGGATGGAAGGTGAAAAGATTAGGGGAAATATGCCCAGTTTTCAAAAGCGGACACTCAATTACATCACAAAGAATATTCGAACAAGAACAATATCCTGTTTATGGCGGAAATGGACTGCGCGGATATACTAATACTTATACTCACAATGGAAAATATATTTTAATAGGAAGGCAGGGGGCATTATGTGGGAACATAAATTTTGTAGATGGGGAAATTTATATATCAGAACATGCGATTGCGGTACAGCCTAATGCAAAAAACAATATTAAATTTTTAATGTACAAATTAGATTTTTGGAAACTTAATCGTTATTCAGAATCATCTGCTCAGCCTGGGCTATCAGTCGAAAAACTTATCAAATACAGGATTGCTCTTCCTCCTCTTCCCGAACAAAAGAAAGTAGCAGAAATATTAAGCACATGGGATGAAGCCATTGAACGACAATCAAAATTAATCGATGCACTTACTCTCCGTAAACGTGGGCTTATGCAACAACTGCTTAGTGGAAAAAAACGCTTTATGGATTTCACTGGAAAATTGTATGTGAAGCATTTTCGAGACTTATTTCTTGAACGAAACGAAACACATCGAGAGAATTTACCCCTATTATCCATTACAGCAGATCGTGGCGTGATTTTGCAATCCGAGTCAGATAAACGCGATATTTCCAACAATGATAAATCAAAATACAAGCGAATATGCTCTAATGATATCGGGTATAACACGATGAGAATGTGGCAGGGACGTAGCGCATTATCCTCAATGGAAGGTATTGTAAGCCCAGCTTATACGATTATTACGCCAAAGGAAAGCGTACATCCTCTATATATGGCAATGTTGTGCAAACAGCCTCGCGTCGTCTATGATTTCTGGACGCATTCACAAGGTCTGGTAAGTGACACATTAAACTGCAAATTTCTGGACTTTGGACAAGTAAAAGTATCTATACCAACATTCGCCGAGCAAACGGTAATAGCCGAACGACTAACTACTGCCGACATAGAAATAGAACTTGCAAAGCAGAAACTCTCTCACCTTCGCAATCAAAAACGCGGACTTATGCAACAACTGCTAACAGGAAAAAAACGTGTGAAATTATAA
- a CDS encoding DUF2188 domain-containing protein, whose product MGNRKEIHVVPNSERGGWDVKRNNADRASKHFEKKDDAIGWAKEVAKKDNAELIPHRKDGQIQNPNSYGNDPCPPKDKE is encoded by the coding sequence ATGGGAAATAGAAAAGAAATTCATGTTGTTCCTAATTCCGAAAGAGGTGGTTGGGATGTTAAACGAAACAATGCTGATAGAGCATCAAAACACTTTGAGAAGAAAGATGACGCTATCGGTTGGGCAAAAGAAGTTGCGAAAAAAGATAATGCAGAATTAATTCCACATAGAAAGGATGGTCAAATTCAGAACCCAAATAGTTATGGAAATGATCCTTGCCCTCCAAAGGATAAAGAATAA
- a CDS encoding phosphatase: MKEIHLNLYISPQDDYENIVKHQDGCFIIHACKEPYHRKALGYVGRSKPKDHPEYLIAYRENHLILNLVDIPDPAYISKEIINEAIKAIGLNIVDKKVLVHWNQGISRSATIGLLYLHHIGIISTNNFKEAKDEFLKLYPNCNPENGMRIFARQNWSYYQK, from the coding sequence ATGAAAGAAATACACCTTAATCTATATATTAGCCCTCAAGATGACTACGAAAATATTGTAAAGCATCAAGATGGCTGTTTTATCATACATGCTTGTAAAGAACCTTATCATCGCAAAGCATTAGGATACGTAGGAAGATCTAAACCGAAGGATCATCCTGAGTACCTAATCGCATACCGTGAAAACCATTTAATTCTAAATTTGGTTGATATCCCCGATCCTGCATACATTTCTAAAGAAATTATCAATGAAGCAATTAAAGCTATCGGTCTTAATATTGTAGATAAGAAAGTGTTAGTGCATTGGAATCAAGGAATATCTCGCTCAGCAACAATAGGGCTGTTGTATCTTCATCATATCGGGATTATTTCTACAAATAATTTTAAAGAAGCCAAAGATGAATTTCTAAAGTTATATCCAAACTGTAATCCTGAAAATGGGATGAGGATATTTGCCCGACAAAACTGGAGTTATTATCAAAAATGA
- a CDS encoding HAD family hydrolase, whose protein sequence is MARTKKPTVALIYDFDGTLSPGNMQEYGFIQAAGLDAHEFWSKNTKMKENQDASEILCYMKLMIDEARHKGLELSKKSLKQYGKDVELFIGVHEWFGLITKYGEEKGVKIEHYINSSGLKEIIEGTPIAREFKRIYACSFYYSPDGAAEWPAVAVDFTAKTQFLFMINKGIEFVKDNKKVNEFKPDIDRPVPFKNMIYFGDGETDVPCMKLIKQQGGKSIAVFNPKIRAKKTSAEKLIAENRVNFVCPADYSKDSEIYNVVTTIIDKIKSDYEFKKLLLIHEKKGKKK, encoded by the coding sequence ATGGCACGAACTAAAAAACCAACTGTCGCTCTTATCTACGACTTTGACGGAACACTTTCTCCTGGCAACATGCAAGAATATGGATTTATCCAAGCTGCGGGGCTTGATGCTCATGAATTTTGGAGTAAAAATACGAAAATGAAAGAGAATCAAGATGCAAGCGAAATTTTGTGTTACATGAAATTAATGATTGATGAAGCTCGTCATAAAGGGTTAGAACTTTCGAAGAAATCATTGAAACAATACGGAAAGGATGTAGAGCTATTTATCGGTGTTCATGAATGGTTCGGCCTTATAACAAAATATGGTGAAGAAAAGGGTGTCAAGATTGAACACTATATAAACTCTTCTGGGTTAAAAGAGATAATAGAAGGTACTCCTATTGCTCGTGAGTTTAAAAGAATATACGCTTGCTCATTTTATTATTCACCTGATGGCGCTGCCGAATGGCCTGCAGTTGCTGTTGATTTTACTGCAAAGACTCAATTTTTATTTATGATTAATAAAGGAATTGAGTTTGTGAAAGACAATAAGAAAGTCAACGAATTCAAACCCGATATTGATCGCCCCGTTCCATTTAAAAATATGATCTACTTTGGAGATGGAGAAACCGATGTACCATGTATGAAATTAATCAAACAACAAGGCGGAAAATCAATTGCAGTATTTAATCCGAAAATAAGAGCAAAAAAAACTTCTGCGGAAAAATTGATTGCAGAAAACAGAGTGAATTTTGTGTGCCCTGCTGATTATTCAAAAGACAGCGAAATATATAATGTTGTCACTACTATTATAGATAAAATTAAAAGCGATTACGAATTTAAAAAATTGCTTTTAATTCATGAAAAAAAAGGTAAAAAGAAATAA